The Xiphophorus couchianus chromosome 5, X_couchianus-1.0, whole genome shotgun sequence genome includes a region encoding these proteins:
- the ntan1 gene encoding protein N-terminal asparagine amidohydrolase isoform X2, with translation MPLFFQNRELDCFRSTAELFDKYPHLQENAKAFRSKPRVDVDAKHLLYVQQREFAATTPADNCVSILGSDDATTCHLVVLRHTGSGAVCLSHLDGSSTRTEVQLTMKAVTSLSNGCNEGRFELHLVGGFDDDDKRSHKLSLNILAAFQKQKDHIHLETCCITEMNNVVDKGIHKPIVYGIGVNVKTGEVFPASFPHKGPAEMLRSARTFTGGEMTDIYDSRHGLIKVGPCQWSPDLEIAFWLSQSDATILKYLSTSPFAEPPHFVQHIKSTIQFLLSHPNSDSLFPGGQPHLYHWTESGSWERLVQS, from the exons AtgcctttgttttttcagaacAGAGAATTAGATTGCTTCAGATCAACAGCGGAATTATTCGACAAATATCCACATTTACAG gaaaATGCAAAAGCATTTCGCTCCAAGCCACGTGTTGATGTAGATGCGAAGCACCTTCTGTATGTTCAGCAGAGAGAGTTTGCAGCGACAACTCCAGCAGACA ACTGCGTTTCGATCCTTGGATCAGATGATGCTACCACCTGCCACTTGGTCGTGCTGCGACACACCG GTAGTGgagctgtctgtctgtctcacCTCGATGGCTCCAGCACCAGGACTGAGGTCCAGCTCACTATGAAAGCCGTCACATCACTGAGTAACGGCTGTAATGAGGGCAG ATTTGAGCTGCATCTAGTTGGAGGGTTTGATGACGATGACAAAAGATCTCATAAACTCAGCCTTAACATCCTGG CAGCGTTCCAGAAACAGAAGGATCACATTCACCTGGAGACATGTTGCATCACAG AGATGAACAATGTAGTTGACAAGGGAATTCATAAACCGATAGTATATGGAATAG gtgtaaatgttaaaacagGGGAAGTGTTCCCTGCCTCATTCCCTCATAAAGGACCTGCAGAGATGCTACGGTCAGCACGGACCTTCACTGGAGGAGAG ATGACTGACATTTATGACTCAAGACATGGACTTATTAAAGTTGGACCATGCCAGTGGAGTCCTGATTTGGAAATTGCCTTCTGGTTGTCACAAAGTGATGCCACTATTTTAAAG TACCTGTCCACGTCTCCGTTTGCTGAACCGCCGCACTTTGTCCAGCACATTAAGTCCACCATCCAGTTCCTTTTGTCGCATCCAAACTCTGACAGCCTGTTCCCGGGAGGTCAGCCGCACCTCTACCACTGGACGGAGAGCGGTAGCTGGGAGAGGCTTGTCCAGTCATAA
- the ntan1 gene encoding protein N-terminal asparagine amidohydrolase isoform X1, with translation MPLFFQNRELDCFRSTAELFDKYPHLQENAKAFRSKPRVDVDAKHLLYVQQREFAATTPADNCVSILGSDDATTCHLVVLRHTGSGAVCLSHLDGSSTRTEVQLTMKAVTSLSNGCNEGRFELHLVGGFDDDDKRSHKLSLNILAAFQKQKDHIHLETCCITGFICFLSFANTVVRHSDFSVTILSVVEMNNVVDKGIHKPIVYGIGVNVKTGEVFPASFPHKGPAEMLRSARTFTGGEMTDIYDSRHGLIKVGPCQWSPDLEIAFWLSQSDATILKYLSTSPFAEPPHFVQHIKSTIQFLLSHPNSDSLFPGGQPHLYHWTESGSWERLVQS, from the exons AtgcctttgttttttcagaacAGAGAATTAGATTGCTTCAGATCAACAGCGGAATTATTCGACAAATATCCACATTTACAG gaaaATGCAAAAGCATTTCGCTCCAAGCCACGTGTTGATGTAGATGCGAAGCACCTTCTGTATGTTCAGCAGAGAGAGTTTGCAGCGACAACTCCAGCAGACA ACTGCGTTTCGATCCTTGGATCAGATGATGCTACCACCTGCCACTTGGTCGTGCTGCGACACACCG GTAGTGgagctgtctgtctgtctcacCTCGATGGCTCCAGCACCAGGACTGAGGTCCAGCTCACTATGAAAGCCGTCACATCACTGAGTAACGGCTGTAATGAGGGCAG ATTTGAGCTGCATCTAGTTGGAGGGTTTGATGACGATGACAAAAGATCTCATAAACTCAGCCTTAACATCCTGG CAGCGTTCCAGAAACAGAAGGATCACATTCACCTGGAGACATGTTGCATCACAGGTTTTATATGTTTTCTATCTTTTGCAAATACTGTAGTTAGACATTCTGATTTCTCAGTCACAATTCTTTCTGTTGTAGAGATGAACAATGTAGTTGACAAGGGAATTCATAAACCGATAGTATATGGAATAG gtgtaaatgttaaaacagGGGAAGTGTTCCCTGCCTCATTCCCTCATAAAGGACCTGCAGAGATGCTACGGTCAGCACGGACCTTCACTGGAGGAGAG ATGACTGACATTTATGACTCAAGACATGGACTTATTAAAGTTGGACCATGCCAGTGGAGTCCTGATTTGGAAATTGCCTTCTGGTTGTCACAAAGTGATGCCACTATTTTAAAG TACCTGTCCACGTCTCCGTTTGCTGAACCGCCGCACTTTGTCCAGCACATTAAGTCCACCATCCAGTTCCTTTTGTCGCATCCAAACTCTGACAGCCTGTTCCCGGGAGGTCAGCCGCACCTCTACCACTGGACGGAGAGCGGTAGCTGGGAGAGGCTTGTCCAGTCATAA
- the ddx17 gene encoding putative ATP-dependent RNA helicase DDX17, translated as MRGGSSYGDRDRDRDRGRDRPRFGGGMGGRSGPPPMKFGNPGERLRKKRWNLDELPKFEKNFYTEHVEVQRMGQYDVEEFRRKKEITIRGSGCPNPVTAFHHAQFPQYVIDVLVQQNFKEPTAIQAQGFPVALSGKDMVGIAQTGSGKTLAYLLPAIVHINHQPYLERGDGPICLVLAPTRELAQQVQQVAYDYGKSSRIKSTCVYGGAPKGPQIRDLERGVEICIATPGRLIDFLEAGKTNLRRCTYLVLDEADRMLDMGFEPQIRKIVEQIRPDRQTLMWSATWPKEVRQLAEDFLREYIQINIGALELSANHNILQIVDVCMETEKDNKLIQLMEEIMAEKENKTIIFVETKKRCDDLTRRMRRDGWPAMCIHGDKSQPERDWVLTEFRSGKAPILIATDVASRGLDVEDVKFVINYDYPSSSEDYVHRIGRTARSTNKGTAYTFFTPGNLRQARDLVRVLEEARQAINPKLLQLVDSSRGGGGGGRMRYRGGNSNNPNLMYQDECDRRMRSGGGGKDSRGGFNRDGRNNRDDDRSSSSSYRDRNQDHRNNYNAGSDQYQNYNSNNGGGYNTRGGAPTGGGQEQPNQPQGQFGQGPPPPPPPSGAPQPLMAQQFPPPPQPPLMGFMGQPPFPPFPAAPPPPPGPQPPHK; from the exons ATGAGAGGGGGCTCCTCGTACGGAGACAGGGACAGAGACAGAGATCGTGGACGAGACAG ACCACGGTTTGGAGGGGGCATGGGTGGCCGCAGCGGACCGCCGCCTATGAAGTTTGGAAATCCTGGTGAGCGTCTCCGCAAAAAGAGGTGGAACTTAGATGAGTTGCCAAAATTTGAAAAGAACTTCTACACTGAACACGTTGAAGTCCAACGCATGGGTCag TATGATGTGGAGGAGTTTCGCAGGAAGAAGGAGATCACCATCAGAGGCTCTGGCTGTCCAAACCCAGTAACTGCTTTTCATCATGCTCAGTTTCCTC AGTATGTGATTGATGTCCTGGTGCAGCAGAACTTCAAGGAGCCCACAGCCATCCAAGCCCAGGGTTTCCCTGTGGCCTTAAGTGGCAAGGACATGGTGGGAATAGCACAGACTGGCTCTGGGAAGACGCTGGCT TACCTCCTTCCTGCTATTGTACATATCAACCACCAGCCCTACCTGGAGAGAGGGGATGGCCCTATA TGTCTGGTCCTTGCACCCACCAGAGAGCTGGCTCAGCAGGTCCAGCAGGTTGCCTACGACTATGGCAAGTCCTCCCGCATCAAGAGCACCTGCGTGTACGGCGGCGCACCCAAAGGCCCGCAGATTCGAGACCTTGAGAGAG GCGTTGAGATCTGCATCGCCACGCCGGGTCGCCTCattgacttcctggaggcggggAAGACCAATCTGCGCCGCTGCACTTATTTAGTGCTGGACGAGGCCGACCGCATGTTGGATATGGGCTTTGAGCCGCAGATTCGCAAGATTGTTGAACAAATCAGA CCTGACAGACAGACCCTGATGTGGAGTGCAACGTGGCCAAAGGAGGTTCGGCAGCTTGCCGAGGACTTCTTAAGGGAATACATCCAGATTAACATTGGTGCTCTGGAGCTCAGTGCCAACCATAACATTCTGCAGATCGTCGATGTCTGcatggagacagaaaaagacaacaa GCTTATTCAGCTGATGGAGGAGATAATGGCTGAGAAGGAGAACAAAACCATCATCTTTGTGGAGACCAAAAAACGATGCGATGATCTCACCCGGAGGATGAGGCGGGATGG ATGGCCAGCCATGTGTATCCATGGAGACAAGAGCCAGCCAGAAAGAGACTGGGTTCTCACTG AATTCAGGAGCGGCAAGGCCCCTATCCTGATCGCGACAGATGTTGCCTCTCGGGGTCTGG ATGTGGAAGACGTAAAGTTCGTCATCAACTATGACTATCCCAGCTCCTCTGAGGATTATGTCCATCGTATTGGGCGCACGGCCCGCAGTACCAATAAGGGCACCGCCTACACCTTCTTCACCCCGGGAAACCTGCGACAGGCCAGAGACCTGGTCCGGGTCCTGGAGGAAGCCCGGCAGGCTATAAACCCAAAACTGCTCCAGCTGGTGGACTCCAGCCGCGGAGGTGGAGGCG GTGGCAGGATGCGTTACCGTGGCGGCAACTCCAACAACCCTAACCTAATGTATCAAGACGAGTGCGATCGGCGCATGCGCTCCGGCGGAGGCGGCAAAGACAGCCGCGGGGGCTTCAACCGCGACGGCCGCAACAACCGCGACGACGACCGCTCCTCGTCGTCGTCCTACAGAGACAGAAACCAAGATCACAGGAACAACTACAACGCCGGCTCGGATCAGTACCAGAACTACAACAGCAACAACGGCGGAGGCTACAACACCCGCGGCGGAGCCCCGACCGGCGGCGGTCAGGAGCAACCCAACCAGCCGCAGGGCCAGTTCGGCCAGGGCCCTCCTCCACCCCCTCCGCCGTCAGGTGCCCCGCAGCCGTTGATGGCACAGCAGTTTCCCCCGCCGCCGCAGCCCCCACTTATGGGCTTCATGGGGCAGCCGCCTTTCCCTCCTTTCCCCGCTGCCCCCCCTCCACCGCCAGGTCCACAACCACCCCATAAATAG